One genomic window of Thalassolituus hydrocarboniclasticus includes the following:
- a CDS encoding HlyD family secretion protein, whose amino-acid sequence MKTLWLTPFYLLLCACGSDDSSVALGTLERDRISLSAPVSEVIRTLNVTEGQSVQPGDILLTLDSTLAESRLQQRQAELDSARATLDELLAGARREERAAAAAAAEAARASLTEASQRLNRNRTLFKQQMIGQAELDNAVAQHDAAAARLDQAEEQLRQLTNGTRPEKIRQAQAALRAAEARLAAEQKNLDDLTLRAPLAARIDLIAAEAGSRVNAGTPLLTLLADAEPYVRVYVPQSKIAALSVGTEVEVRVEGLPQTLHGRVRNVRAQPAYTPYFALNERDRARLMHLTEIVLSDMPAGLASGLAVEVLLPDDASAQGSKP is encoded by the coding sequence ATGAAAACGCTATGGCTTACCCCCTTTTACCTGTTGCTGTGCGCCTGCGGCAGCGACGATTCATCCGTTGCTCTGGGCACGCTGGAACGCGACCGTATCAGCCTGAGCGCCCCGGTCAGCGAAGTCATCCGCACCCTGAACGTGACTGAAGGTCAGAGCGTTCAGCCCGGCGATATCCTGCTGACCCTCGACAGCACACTGGCTGAAAGCCGTCTGCAGCAGCGTCAGGCCGAACTCGACAGTGCCCGCGCCACGCTGGATGAATTGCTGGCCGGTGCCCGCCGCGAAGAACGCGCCGCCGCAGCAGCAGCAGCTGAAGCAGCGCGCGCCAGTCTGACCGAAGCCAGCCAGCGTCTGAACCGTAACCGTACCCTGTTTAAACAGCAGATGATTGGTCAGGCCGAGCTGGATAACGCCGTCGCCCAGCACGATGCCGCTGCTGCCCGACTCGATCAGGCCGAAGAACAACTGCGTCAGCTAACCAACGGTACGCGGCCGGAAAAAATCCGTCAGGCCCAGGCCGCACTCAGAGCCGCCGAAGCCCGTCTGGCCGCTGAACAGAAGAATCTGGATGACTTAACCCTGCGTGCACCGCTGGCAGCACGCATTGATCTGATTGCTGCCGAAGCCGGCTCTCGGGTGAATGCCGGTACGCCCCTGCTGACCTTACTGGCCGATGCCGAACCCTATGTGCGGGTGTATGTACCGCAAAGCAAGATCGCCGCGCTGAGTGTTGGCACAGAGGTCGAGGTACGGGTCGAAGGCCTGCCGCAAACACTGCATGGCCGGGTGCGGAATGTCCGTGCGCAGCCCGCCTATACCCCGTATTTCGCCCTGAATGAACGCGACCGCGCACGACTGATGCATCTGACGGAAATCGTACTGAGCGATATGCCCGCCGGGCTCGCCAGCGGTCTGGCGGTTGAGGTTTTACTGCCAGACGACGCTTCAGCACAGGGAAGCAAACCATGA